Proteins from one Mesotoga infera genomic window:
- a CDS encoding penicillin acylase family protein yields the protein MAKQTIFWLLAIFMLVSFISSPTRLFGDQIEIVRDYWGVAHIYAETDLELFFGAGYATAQDRMFQMELSRRKVEGRLAEIYGKDWLESDKLMRTLGLYKHAQEIADQLQCETKNILEAYAGGVNYYLETHLDDLNPAFHEAGIVPDPWTVADSIAVWMRISERFDRSWQNEVTALRSYEQLLRSEATQDNVIIDNSAAIVTEADFISTDPDIYRRIMENENLNELSAWPEWDSLKASHAWTISGSKTITGGPLLESDPQIAVTLPSLWYEIHLSGGNYNVRGICVAGSPGFLIGWNEHLAWGATALGSDNSDLFQEKLSDDESRFLFKENWYPVQSYTEVIDIRDEEPVEITINRTIHGPIVDAFLEGARPTEHFSLKYVAAEEMNTPITGMLSMMRSRNWKEFTCGLSDYMFPGIHIVYADVSGNIGYYTAAAIPIRSGRPGLPQIGWTGDEEWNGYVPFEELPHVLNPSSGFVASANHLPVGDWYPHSLTIGTGGTGHNPRSMRLYELLDNQDGFTFAGFSEIHRDNVSAIAREFLILAAILLERNSLSQNSSRFLSAFDGWDYRLVEYSRVSDLAETLVQVMHRSLRSNTATALLASKYGGGHAGNIYLLRSVLAEFERSGTLPDEEEVTIWVNQVLETAAASIRKNAPQKGPQVMIYQANLEGFPSIYPDANRYMPYLSTTSANTIWSQLGNSYTQVVDLSDINNSRAFLPPGVSEDPRSPHFFDQVELWATGETRPAPLSRDEVIKYVESVETLYLYVTEKNRNSDDG from the coding sequence ATGGCAAAACAAACAATATTCTGGTTACTGGCGATCTTTATGTTGGTATCTTTCATCTCTTCTCCAACCAGGTTGTTTGGAGATCAGATCGAGATTGTCCGTGATTATTGGGGAGTCGCCCATATATACGCAGAAACAGATTTGGAACTCTTTTTTGGGGCGGGTTATGCCACTGCCCAGGACCGTATGTTTCAAATGGAGCTTTCCCGACGAAAAGTTGAGGGAAGACTGGCAGAAATCTACGGAAAGGACTGGCTGGAATCGGACAAACTCATGCGTACACTTGGACTTTACAAACACGCGCAGGAAATTGCCGATCAACTTCAGTGTGAGACAAAGAATATACTCGAAGCTTACGCCGGGGGAGTGAACTACTATCTGGAGACTCATCTCGACGATCTGAATCCTGCTTTCCATGAAGCCGGAATCGTTCCGGATCCATGGACGGTTGCCGATAGCATCGCTGTGTGGATGCGCATCTCAGAGAGATTTGACAGATCGTGGCAAAACGAAGTAACAGCCCTCCGCAGCTATGAGCAACTGTTGAGGAGTGAAGCGACTCAAGATAACGTTATTATAGATAATTCCGCTGCAATAGTAACTGAAGCCGATTTTATTAGTACCGATCCCGATATATACCGTCGTATCATGGAAAACGAAAATCTGAACGAGCTAAGCGCCTGGCCTGAGTGGGATTCATTGAAGGCCAGTCACGCCTGGACGATCTCAGGAAGCAAGACTATTACAGGTGGTCCTCTTTTAGAGAGCGATCCACAAATTGCGGTCACACTTCCTTCTCTCTGGTATGAAATACACCTTAGCGGCGGCAACTACAATGTAAGAGGGATTTGTGTCGCAGGCTCACCGGGATTTCTTATAGGCTGGAACGAACATCTAGCGTGGGGCGCAACTGCGCTTGGTTCGGATAACAGCGATCTTTTTCAAGAGAAACTCAGTGATGATGAATCCAGATTCCTCTTCAAAGAGAACTGGTATCCAGTTCAGTCTTATACCGAAGTGATCGATATTCGGGATGAAGAGCCTGTTGAAATTACTATTAACAGAACGATTCACGGACCCATTGTGGATGCGTTTCTCGAAGGAGCAAGACCCACAGAACACTTTTCATTGAAATATGTCGCCGCTGAAGAGATGAATACGCCTATAACGGGAATGTTATCAATGATGCGATCGAGGAACTGGAAAGAGTTCACCTGTGGATTGAGTGATTACATGTTCCCTGGTATCCATATTGTGTACGCCGATGTATCGGGTAATATCGGATACTACACAGCCGCTGCAATTCCGATCCGTTCTGGAAGGCCTGGACTTCCCCAGATCGGCTGGACGGGTGACGAGGAATGGAATGGTTACGTGCCATTTGAAGAGTTACCGCATGTTCTAAATCCTTCTTCAGGGTTCGTTGCCAGCGCAAATCACCTGCCCGTTGGAGACTGGTATCCGCATTCCTTAACGATTGGCACCGGTGGAACAGGCCATAACCCCAGAAGCATGAGGCTTTACGAGTTGCTTGATAATCAAGATGGCTTCACTTTTGCAGGCTTTTCGGAGATTCACCGGGACAATGTTTCGGCAATAGCCCGTGAATTTCTAATTCTCGCAGCAATTTTGCTCGAAAGGAACTCGCTTTCGCAGAATTCCTCGAGGTTTTTAAGCGCCTTCGATGGATGGGATTATCGGCTGGTAGAATACAGCAGGGTCTCTGATCTCGCCGAGACTCTCGTCCAGGTTATGCATCGTAGCCTCAGGAGTAATACAGCGACCGCTCTTCTTGCTTCGAAATATGGTGGAGGCCACGCTGGAAATATATATCTCCTTCGTTCTGTCCTTGCCGAGTTTGAAAGATCCGGGACATTGCCAGACGAAGAAGAGGTGACAATCTGGGTCAACCAGGTTCTCGAAACTGCCGCAGCTAGCATCCGGAAAAACGCCCCTCAGAAAGGACCACAAGTTATGATCTATCAGGCTAATCTTGAAGGTTTTCCATCGATATATCCCGATGCGAATCGATATATGCCCTATCTCTCTACAACATCGGCAAATACCATTTGGTCGCAGTTGGGAAATTCATATACTCAGGTGGTTGATCTCTCTGATATAAACAACTCCCGCGCATTCCTCCCGCCCGGAGTGTCCGAAGACCCACGAAGTCCTCATTTCTTTGATCAGGTAGAACTTTGGGCCACCGGAGAGACCCGTCCGGCTCCATTAAGCAGGGATGAAGTCATTAAATATGTCGAATCTGTTGAAACACTCTATCTGTATGTTACTGAAAAAAATAGGAACTCAGATGATGGCTGA